The genomic segment CGGTGTGCTATGCGCACATCACGGGGTGGGGGATGCACGTTCCGGCTCAGGTGGTGACAAACGCCGATCTGGAGGCGCTTGTTGAGACAACCGACGAGTGGATTCGCTCTCGAACCGGCATTCAGGAACGCCGCCTTGCCACCGAGAAAGAATCCGTCGTGACGCTTGGCTTTGAAGCGGCACATCAGGCGATGGAGCGGGCGGATGTTCTCCCCCGCGATATTGATCTGATCATCGTCGCTACCTCTACGCCGGAGGATGTCTACCCAAGCACGGCAAGCCGCCTTCAGAATATGCTTGGGGCAACGCGGGCAGGCGCGTTTGACCTGAGCGCCGCCTGTTCGGGGTTTGTCTATGCCTTGAATATGGGCGCTCAGGCGATTCGTTCGCGGAGCATTGAGCGAGCGCTGATCATCGGCACGGAATTGAATTCCCGTGTCTTGGATTGGAATGATCGCTCTACCTGTGTCCTGTTTGGCGATGGGGCAGGGGCGGTTGTCCTTGAGGGCAGCGATGATCCCGGCGGGCTGCTTAGCTGCATTTTGGGATCGGATGGCTCGGGGGCAGGACTGCTTGGGATTCCAACGGTGGGGCGGGCGGCAACGGCGCTCCCCGAAGGGCAGCACCTCCACAAAATTCATATGGATGGGCGGGAGGTTTTCCGGTTTGCCGTTCATATCCTCCATGAAAGCATCCGCGATGCCGTTGATAGTGCTGGATTGGTCATGGATGATATTGCCCTGATCATCCCCCACCAAGCGAATCAACGCATTTTGAACGCCGCCGCCCGCAGTCTGAACATCCCTGAGTCCATGTTCTACAGCAACGTTGCCCATTATGGGAACACCTCTGCCGCCTCAATTCCGATTGCCCTTTTTGAAGCAGAGCGCGATGGACGGGTGCAGCCAAACGATAACATTGTCCTCGTTGGGTTTGGCGGTGGGCTAACGTGGGCATCGGCGGTGGTGCAGTGGCAAGGGGTGAAAAAGCCCGAAAAACGCGGGTTGGTTCAGGCTCTGGCGCAAAGCCGCCGCGAGGTGGGCTATGTGGCGGCGTTCTGGCGTGACCGCACGATGCGTGCCTTCCGCCGTGTAGAGGCGGGGCTGCGCGGTTCACCGGCGAAACAAGCGGCGCTCCGCGAGGAACGGGCGATTCAGCAAGAAGAAAAGCGCCGTCGCCGCCAGAAACCGCCGAAAGACACAGCCGATAACGAGGACGACTCGTAGGGATAGATTTTGCTGTGGCGGCAATCCCAGTGAACCCGCCGCTAAAAGGCATGTCCGTATGTGCGGTTGTCGTTTGGCTCCCCTCACCGCTGATCCCTCCATAGACAGGGAAGGGTCGCAGGGGGATGAGGGCAACGGCGTAACGTCTAAGTAGGGGCGCAATGCCTTGCGCCCATCGCCGTCCGTGAGCGCCCGCCGCTAAAGCAGCGGGCTATGAGGAACCACCCCTATGGGGCTTAAAAGGAAAAGGACGCCGTTCGTCTCTCCCTCTCTCCCGCACAGCGGGAGAGAGGGTACACGCCGAAGGCGGGTCGCAGGGGGATGAGGGCAACGGCGGGGGAGCGTAGTCACCCCATGCCAATCGACCCTCAACACAGGGCGCCCTCGCCGCTATAATCTCCTCAAAGATACCAAAAAAATAGCAAGGAACGTATCGCTAATGGGTGAATTTATCGCCTTTTCGTTCATTCTTCTCGTCCTCATGGCAGCCTACTACTCCTTTGTGATCGTCCCCCGCCAGCGCATCTTTCGGCAGCACAACAAGTATGTGCGGACGCTTGTCGTGGGCGATGAGGTGATCACCGCTGGGGGGATCATCGGCACACTTACCCAAATGGATGCCGCGCATGGCATTGCTTACATCAGCATTGCCGAGGGAATTGAAATCAAGGTCTTATCCGCCGCCATCAGCCGCCCCTTTGACGCCGATGAAGTTGCCCAGAGCGCCCAAATTGGCTTAGAGACCCAACAAAATACGTTAGAGAAAGAGAAAGCAGACGCACCCTCATGACGACTGAGATTCCGATTCTTGTCAGTACGGCGTGGCTGGCAGATCACCTGACCGATCCCGACTTGCGCATCGTGGATATTCGCGGGCATGTTCTTCCTGCCACCGAGCCGTT from the Anaerolineales bacterium genome contains:
- a CDS encoding ketoacyl-ACP synthase III; translated protein: MALSTTVCYAHITGWGMHVPAQVVTNADLEALVETTDEWIRSRTGIQERRLATEKESVVTLGFEAAHQAMERADVLPRDIDLIIVATSTPEDVYPSTASRLQNMLGATRAGAFDLSAACSGFVYALNMGAQAIRSRSIERALIIGTELNSRVLDWNDRSTCVLFGDGAGAVVLEGSDDPGGLLSCILGSDGSGAGLLGIPTVGRAATALPEGQHLHKIHMDGREVFRFAVHILHESIRDAVDSAGLVMDDIALIIPHQANQRILNAAARSLNIPESMFYSNVAHYGNTSAASIPIALFEAERDGRVQPNDNIVLVGFGGGLTWASAVVQWQGVKKPEKRGLVQALAQSRREVGYVAAFWRDRTMRAFRRVEAGLRGSPAKQAALREERAIQQEEKRRRRQKPPKDTADNEDDS
- the yajC gene encoding preprotein translocase subunit YajC, producing MGEFIAFSFILLVLMAAYYSFVIVPRQRIFRQHNKYVRTLVVGDEVITAGGIIGTLTQMDAAHGIAYISIAEGIEIKVLSAAISRPFDADEVAQSAQIGLETQQNTLEKEKADAPS